In the genome of Populus trichocarpa isolate Nisqually-1 chromosome 6, P.trichocarpa_v4.1, whole genome shotgun sequence, one region contains:
- the LOC18100472 gene encoding villin-4, with amino-acid sequence MAVSMRDLDSAFQGAGQKAGLEIWRIENFRPVPVPKSSHGKFFMGDSYVILQTTALKSGSLRHDIHYWLGKDTSQDEAGAAAIKTVELDAALGGRAVQYREVQGHETEKFLSYFKPCIIPQKGGVASGFKHPEAEEHQTCLFVCTGKHVVHVNEVPFARSSLNHDDIFILDTKSKIFQFNGSNSSIQERAKALEVVQYIKDTYHDGKCEVAAVEDGKLMADAETGEFWGFFGGFAPLPRKTASDEDKTDVSLSTKLFCVEKGQAEPVETDSLTREFLDTNKCYILDCGAEVFVWMGRNTPLDERKSASVAAEELVRAVERPKSRVVRVIEGFETVMFRSKFESWPQTTNVTVSEDGRGKVAALLRRQGVNVKGLLKTAPAKEEPQPYIDVTGNLQVWSVNGQEKVLIPAADQSKFYSGGCYIFQYSYPGEDREEYLIGTWFGKKSVKEERASAISLVSKMVESLKFLPAQARIYEGNEPIQFFSIFQSFLVFKGGHSSGYKNYIEENELPDETYKEEGIALFRVQGSGPDNMQALQVEPVASSLNSSYCYILHNDSSVFTWSGNLTSSEDQELIERQLDLIKPNMQSKPQKEGSEAEHFWDLLGGKSEYPSQKLAREGESDPHLFSCIFSKGNLKVSEIYNFTQDDLMTEDIFILDSHSEIFVWVGQQVDSKSKLQALTIGEKFLEHDFLLEKLSSETPIYIVMEGSEPPFFTRFFTWDSAKSLMHGNSFQRKLAIVKNGGTTLLDKPKRRTPVSHGGRSSVPDKSQRSRSMSFSPDRVRVRGRSPAFSALAANFESPSARNLSTPPPVVRKVYPKSVSPDSAKLASNSSAIAALTASFEQPPPARQVIMPRSVKASPEAPKLTPESNSKENSMSSRIESLTIQEDVKEDEAEDEEGLPIYPYESLKVNSSDPATEIDVTKRETYLSAVEFREKFGMAKYAFYKLPKWKQNKLKMALQLF; translated from the exons ATGGCTGTTTCCATGAGAGATTTAGACTCAGCCTTTCAGGGAGCTGGACAAAAGGC TGGACTTGAAATATGGCGGATTGAAAACTTTCGTCCTGTTCCTGTGCCAAAGTCCTCTCATGGAAAATTTTTTATGGGGGACTCCTATGTAATTTTGCAG ACGACTGCACTAAAAAGCGGTTCCTTACGTCATGATATTCATTATTGGCTAGGTAAAGATACCTCTCAG GATGAAGCAGGTGCTGCTGCCATTAAAACAGTTGAACTAGATGCCGCTCTTGGAGGCCGTGCTGTACAGTATCGTGAAGTACAGGGCCATGAAACAGAGAAGttcttatcttattttaaaCCATGTATTATACCACAAAAAGGTGGAGTTGCGTCTGGCTTCAAACATCCCGAGGCTGAGGAACACCAGACGTGCTTGTTTGTTTGCACAGGAAAACATGTTGTCCATGTGAACGAG GTTCCTTTTGCTCGATCCTCACTCAAccatgatgatatttttattcttgatacGAAGTcaaaaatttttcaatttaatggttCCAACTCATCCATTCAAGAGAGAGCTAAAGCTTTAGAAGTGGTCCAGTACATCAAAGATACTTATCATGATGGAAAATGTGAGGTGGCTGCTGTTG AGGATGGAAAATTGATGGCTGATGCTGAAACTGGAGAGTTCTGGGGTTTCTTTGGTGGCTTTGCTCCACTTCCAAGAAAAACAGCTAGTGATGAGGATAAGACTGATGTTTCTCTTTCTACCAAGCTGTTTTG TGTTGAGAAGGGGCAGGCAGAACCTGTTGAAACTGATTCTTTGACAAGGGAGTTTCTAGACACCAATAAGTGTTATATTCTAGATTGTGGAGCGGAAGTGTTTGTATGGATGGGGAGAAACACTCCTCTTGATGAAAGGAAAAGTGCCAGTGTAGCAGCAGAA GAGTTAGTCCGAGCTGTTGAACGACCAAAATCCCGCGTTGTTCGTGTAATTGAGGGGTTTGAGACTGTGATGTTTAGATCAAAATTTGAATCATGGCCCCAAACAACTAATGTGACTGTGTCTGAGGATGGTAGAGGCAAAGTTGCAG CTCTTTTAAGACGCCAGGGGGTTAATGTCAAGGGTCTGTTAAAAACTGCTCCTGCTAAAGAAGAACCTCAACCGTACATTGATGTTACTGGAAATTTGCAG GTTTGGAGTGTAAATGGCCAGGAGAAGGTTCTCATTCCTGCTGCAGACCAGTCCAAATTTTACAGTGGAGGTTGCTACATTTTTCAGTATTCATATCCAGGAGAAGACAGGGAGGAATATCTTATTGGAACATGGTTTGGGAAGAAGAGTGTTAAG GAGGAAAGAGCTTCTGCTATTTCACTGGTGAGCAAGATGGTTGAATCATTAAAGTTTCTACCTGCCCAG GCTCGAATCTATGAAGGAAATGAACCAATTCAGTTCTTTTCAATCTTCCAGAGCTTCCTTGTCTTCAAG GGAGGTCATAGCTCTGGATACAAGAATTACATTGAAGAGAATGAACTCCCAGATGAGACATACAAGGAGGAAGGCATTGCATtattcagggttcagggttccgGACCTGATAATATGCAAGCTCTACAAGTTGAACCA GTTGCATCATCACTGAATTCCTCCTACTGTTACATATTACATAATGACTCCTCTGTTTTTACATGGTCTGGAAACCTTACTAGTTCAGAGGACCAGGAACTTATCGAAAGGCAGCTGGATTTGATAAAG CCAAATATGCAGTCAAAACCACAAAAGGAAGGTTCAGAAGCTGAACATTTTTGGGATTTGTTAGGAGGAAAATCTGAATATCCCAGTCAAAAACTTGCAAGGGAAGGTGAAAGCGATCCACACCTATTCTCATGCATATTCTCAAAAG GAAACCTGAAG GTGTCTGAGATATACAACTTCACCCAGGATGATTTAATGACTGAAGATATTTTCATCTTGGATTCTCACTCTGAGATCTTTGTCTGGGTGGGACAACAGGTTGACTCCAAGAGCAAACTGCAAGCCTTAACTATTGGAGAG AAATTTCTTGAGCATGATTTTCTGTTAGAGAAGTTATCTAGTGAAACTCCAATATATATTGTTATGGAAGGGAGTGAGCCACCATTCTTCACACGTTTCTTCACATGGGATTCTGCAAAATCTTTA ATGCATGGAAACTCATTCCAGAGGAAACTTGCGATTGTGAAAAATGGGGGTACTACACTTTTAGAT AAACCCAAACGCAGAACACCTGTATCACATGGAGGCAGGTCCAGTGTACCTGACAAATCACAGCGTTCCAGAAGCATGTCTTTCAGCCCTGACAGAGTTCGTGTGAGGGGAAGGTCTCCAGCTTTTAGCGCTCTAGCTGCTAACTTTGAGAGCCCTAGTGCCAGAAACCTTTCAACTCCACCACCAGTTGTTAGAAAGGTATATCCAAAGTCTGTGAGCCCTGATTCAGCAAAACTGGCTTCCAATTCTTCAGCTATTGCAGCACTTACTGCAAGTTTTGAACAACCACCACCAGCACGACAAGTTATTATGCCTCGGTCTGTCAAAG CGAGCCCTGAGGCACCAAAATTGACACCTGAGTCAAACTCCAAAGAGAACTCTATGAGCAGCAGAATAGAATCCCTAACCATACAGGAGGATGTGAAAGAAGATGAAGCTGAAGATGAGGAAGGTCTCCCAATTTATCCATATGAAAGCCTTAAAGTTAACTCGTCAGATCCTGCAACTGAAATTGATGTGACCAAGCGAGAG ACTTACCTGTCAGCAGTTGAGTTTAGGGAGAAATTTGGGATGGCAAAATATGCCTTCTATAAGTTGCCTAAATGGAAGCAGAATAAGCTTAAAATGGCCCTTCAACTGTTTTGA
- the LOC18100473 gene encoding putative glucose-6-phosphate 1-epimerase, translating into MAASGSERVAVELCKGINGLDKVVLRDPRGSTAEVYLYGAHVTSWKNDHGEELLFVSSKAIFKPPKAIRGGIPICFPQFGSQGSLEQHGFARNRFWSIDTDPPPFPTNSKSFIDLILKPSEEDMQKWPNSYEFRLRVALGTGGDLMLTSRIRNTNADGKPFTFTFAYHTYFSVSDISEVRVECLETLDYLDNLQNKERFTEQGDALTFESEVDKIYLSTPTKIAILDHEKKRTFVLRKDGLPDAVVWNPWDKKAKTMADFGDDEYKHMLCVEAAVVEKPITLKPGEEWKGRLELSAVPSSYCSGQLDPQKVLQSS; encoded by the exons ATGGCGGCTAGTGGTAGCGAGAGAGTAGCGGTGGAGTTGTGTAAAGGCATCAACGGCCTTGATAAGGTTGTGCTCCGCGATCCACGTGGTTCTACTGCTGAG GTGTATTTGTATGGGGCTCACGTGACATCCTGGAAGAATGACCACGGGGAGGAGTTGCTTTTTGTCAGCAGTAAG GCAATATTCAAACCTCCAAAGGCAATTCGTGGAGGCATTCCGATATGCTTTCCTCAA TTTGGAAGTCAAGGTTCCCTTGAGCAGCATGGATTTGCCAGGAATAGGTTTTGGAGCATTGACACCGACCCACCTCCATTTCCCACAAATTCTAAGTCCTTTATTGATTTGATCCTTAAGCCTTCTGAAGAGGATATGCAGAAGTGGCCTAACAG TTATGAGTTCCGTTTGAGGGTAGCTTTGGGAACCGGGGGAGATCTGATGCTGACATCTCGCATTAGGAATACCAATGCTGATGGAAAGCCATTCACTTTCACATTTGCGTATCACACTTATTTCTCTGTCTCAGACATCAG TGAAGTGCGGGTTGAATGTTTAGAGACACTAGATTATCTTGACAACTTGCAGAACAAGGAACGATTTACTGAACAAGGGGATGCCCTAACGTTTGAATCAGAA GTTGACAAAATATACCTTAGCACTCCTACTAAGATTGCTATTCTGGATCACGAAAAGAAGAGAACCTTTGTATTACGCAAAGATGGACTTCCAGATGCTG TGGTATGGAATCCATGGGACAAGAAGGCAAAGACTATGGCTGATTTTGGAGATGATGAGTACAAGCATATGCTCTGTGTGGAGGCTGCTGTGGTTGAAAAACCCATCACGCTAAAACCTGGTGAGGAGTGGAAAGGAAGACTGGAACTTTCTGCTGTTCCTTCCAGCTATTGTAGCGGGCAACTTGATCCACAGAAAGTTCTTCAGAGCAGCTAA